From Streptomyces sp. NBC_01460, a single genomic window includes:
- a CDS encoding Rv2578c family radical SAM protein, with protein sequence MRWDNLAENTTKAGNGALFAADAVTTRTFDTPEFRGITFHEIRARSIVNRVPGASRMPFEWTVNPYRGCTHACVYCFARKTHSYLDLDTGLGFDSQIVVKVNAAELLGRHLASRQWQGQHIAMGTNVDCYQRAEGRYRLMPGIIAALRDHANPFSILTKGTLILRDLDLLRQAAEVTEVGVSVSVGFTDPELWRTVEPGTPSPERRLDVVRAMADNGIGCGVLMAPVIPFLGDHPDQLRATVRAIADAGATSVTPLVLHLRPGAREWFMQWLGHHHPHLVHRYEEMYAGGAYAPTWYQRGITRRVHELAAEFGIGPADRGGARRTVRGTPTAPAAGATQLSLL encoded by the coding sequence ATGCGCTGGGACAATCTTGCAGAGAACACCACAAAAGCAGGGAACGGAGCGCTCTTCGCCGCGGACGCGGTGACGACGCGCACCTTCGACACCCCGGAATTCAGGGGGATCACCTTCCACGAGATCCGTGCCCGCTCGATCGTGAACCGGGTGCCCGGCGCCTCCCGTATGCCGTTCGAGTGGACCGTGAACCCGTACCGGGGCTGCACCCATGCCTGCGTGTACTGCTTCGCCCGGAAGACCCACAGCTACCTGGACCTGGACACCGGTCTCGGGTTCGACTCCCAGATCGTCGTCAAGGTCAACGCCGCCGAGCTGCTGGGCCGCCATCTGGCCTCCCGCCAGTGGCAGGGCCAGCACATCGCGATGGGCACGAACGTCGACTGCTACCAGCGCGCCGAGGGCCGCTACCGGCTGATGCCCGGCATCATCGCCGCCCTGCGCGACCACGCGAACCCCTTCTCCATCCTCACGAAGGGCACCCTGATCCTCCGCGACCTCGACCTGCTGCGGCAGGCCGCGGAGGTCACGGAGGTCGGCGTCTCCGTCTCCGTCGGCTTCACCGACCCCGAGCTCTGGCGCACGGTCGAGCCGGGCACCCCCTCCCCCGAGCGCCGCCTCGACGTCGTACGGGCCATGGCGGACAACGGGATCGGCTGCGGGGTGCTGATGGCCCCGGTCATCCCCTTCCTCGGCGACCACCCCGACCAGCTGCGCGCCACGGTCCGCGCCATCGCCGACGCCGGAGCGACCTCGGTGACCCCGCTCGTCCTCCATCTGCGCCCCGGCGCCCGCGAGTGGTTCATGCAGTGGCTCGGGCACCACCACCCGCACCTGGTGCACCGGTACGAGGAGATGTACGCGGGCGGGGCGTACGCGCCGACCTGGTACCAGCGGGGCATCACCCGCCGGGTGCACGAACTGGCGGCGGAGTTCGGCATCGGCCCGGCCGACCGGGGCGGCGCCCGGCGCACCGTACGCGGGACGCCCACGGCTCCCGCCGCCGGCGCCACCCAGCTGAGCCTGCTCTGA
- a CDS encoding alpha/beta hydrolase: MTKRAGILVAVGATVAGLVTAAPSTASAPSTTPARTGPAAAPLKWTGCGTKSYPTLQCATVTAPLDHDNPSGRPVTLALSRIPHTAKTSQGPLLVNPGGPGGSGLSMAGFVAASLPKKLAAQYDVIGFDPRGVGKSRPALNCLPKYFEPVRPDTVPDSYEAEKTARNRAAAFAAACGEKHGDLLPYMDTVSAAKDLDVIRRALGAKRINYFGYSYGTYLGAVYAKLFPEHVRRLVLDSVVDPDGVWYEDNLGQDHAFDARHKAFAAWVAKNDATYKLGTDPAQVEAAWYGMREAVKKHPAAGKVGPGELEDTFMPGGYYDGYWPRLAETFAAYVNDDDEDALATAYEDFAAVDRSGENGYSVYAAVQCRDAGWPRTWSTWRNDTWQAHAKAPFMSWNNTWYNAPCATWPVEPLEPVRVTNDRIGPALVLQATDDAATPYEGGVTMSRELKGSALVVEQGGGNHGITLSGNNCLDKHLVRYLTDGTLPAAAGSGADAVCAALAEPKATPSAKATANTKGSTLHGLLGFRG, from the coding sequence ATGACGAAACGTGCAGGAATTCTGGTCGCGGTCGGCGCCACGGTCGCGGGTCTGGTGACCGCCGCGCCCTCCACCGCGTCCGCACCGTCCACCACCCCCGCCAGGACGGGGCCCGCCGCCGCGCCGCTCAAGTGGACCGGCTGCGGGACGAAGTCCTACCCGACGCTGCAGTGCGCAACGGTCACCGCGCCGCTCGACCATGACAACCCGTCGGGCCGACCGGTCACCCTCGCCCTCTCCCGCATCCCGCACACGGCGAAGACCTCGCAGGGCCCCCTGCTGGTCAATCCGGGCGGACCCGGCGGCAGCGGGCTCTCCATGGCCGGCTTCGTGGCCGCCTCGCTGCCGAAGAAGCTCGCCGCCCAGTACGACGTGATCGGGTTCGACCCGCGCGGGGTCGGGAAGAGCCGGCCCGCGCTGAACTGCCTGCCGAAGTACTTCGAGCCCGTGCGCCCCGACACCGTGCCGGACTCCTACGAGGCGGAGAAGACCGCGCGCAACCGGGCCGCCGCCTTCGCCGCCGCGTGCGGCGAGAAGCACGGCGACCTGCTGCCGTACATGGACACCGTCAGCGCCGCGAAGGACCTCGACGTCATCCGCCGGGCGCTCGGCGCGAAGCGCATCAACTACTTCGGATACTCCTACGGCACCTACCTCGGCGCGGTCTACGCCAAGCTGTTCCCGGAGCACGTGCGCCGTCTGGTGCTCGACTCGGTCGTCGACCCCGACGGCGTCTGGTACGAGGACAACCTCGGCCAGGACCACGCGTTCGACGCCCGCCACAAGGCCTTCGCCGCGTGGGTCGCCAAGAACGACGCCACGTACAAGCTGGGCACCGACCCGGCGCAGGTGGAAGCCGCGTGGTACGGAATGCGCGAGGCGGTGAAGAAGCACCCCGCGGCCGGCAAGGTCGGGCCGGGCGAGCTCGAGGACACCTTCATGCCGGGCGGCTACTACGACGGCTACTGGCCGCGCCTCGCCGAGACGTTCGCGGCGTACGTGAACGACGACGACGAGGACGCGCTCGCGACCGCGTACGAGGACTTCGCCGCCGTCGACAGGAGCGGGGAGAACGGGTACTCCGTCTACGCGGCCGTACAGTGCCGTGACGCGGGCTGGCCCCGGACCTGGAGCACCTGGCGCAACGACACCTGGCAGGCCCACGCGAAGGCGCCCTTCATGTCGTGGAACAACACCTGGTACAACGCACCCTGCGCCACCTGGCCGGTGGAGCCCCTGGAGCCGGTGCGGGTCACCAACGACAGGATCGGACCCGCGCTGGTCCTCCAGGCGACCGACGACGCGGCGACCCCGTACGAGGGCGGCGTCACCATGAGCCGCGAGCTCAAGGGCTCGGCCCTCGTCGTCGAGCAGGGCGGCGGGAACCACGGCATCACGCTGAGCGGCAACAACTGCCTGGACAAGCACCTGGTGCGCTACCTGACGGACGGCACGCTCCCGGCCGCCGCCGGCAGCGGGGCGGACGCGGTCTGCGCAGCCCTGGCGGAGCCGAAGGCGACTCCGTCCGCGAAGGCGACCGCGAACACGAAGGGCAGCACCCTGCACGGCCTGCTGGGCTTCCGCGGCTGA
- a CDS encoding SRPBCC family protein, protein MAQVEATTERIIAADAETVFDALADYKEVRGKVLTGHFSEYEVREGGDGEGTLVHWKLQATSKRVRDCLLDVTEPTDGQLVEKDRNSTMVTTWTVTPAGEGRSKVVVTTVWKGAGGIGGFFEKTFAPKGLGRIYDELLQNLATEVEK, encoded by the coding sequence ATGGCGCAGGTCGAGGCCACGACAGAGCGGATCATCGCGGCGGACGCAGAGACGGTGTTCGATGCGCTGGCCGACTACAAGGAGGTCCGGGGCAAGGTGCTGACCGGGCACTTCAGCGAGTACGAGGTGCGCGAGGGCGGGGACGGCGAGGGCACCCTCGTCCACTGGAAGCTCCAGGCCACGAGCAAGCGGGTCCGCGACTGCCTGCTCGACGTCACCGAGCCCACCGACGGGCAGCTGGTCGAGAAGGACCGCAACTCCACGATGGTCACCACCTGGACCGTCACCCCGGCCGGCGAGGGCAGGTCGAAGGTCGTCGTCACCACCGTCTGGAAGGGCGCGGGCGGCATCGGCGGGTTCTTCGAGAAGACCTTCGCGCCCAAGGGCCTCGGCCGGATCTACGACGAGCTGCTGCAGAACCTCGCCACCGAGGTCGAGAAGTAA
- a CDS encoding ATP-binding protein: MTSSPTASHMNAPPPDDQEFVMRFTSTPRGARLARLLVGERLDAWGVPYRSLAHDTLSLIAGELCANAVQHGHVPGRDFHVRLTATAGVFRIEVTDTRTERRPAVAGRPTTPPLDSETGRGLLLLAHLATRWGVMPRACAPGKTVWAEL, from the coding sequence ATGACTTCCTCCCCGACCGCCTCTCACATGAACGCGCCACCGCCCGACGACCAGGAATTCGTCATGCGCTTCACGTCCACCCCGCGCGGCGCCCGCCTCGCCCGGCTCCTGGTCGGTGAGCGGCTGGATGCCTGGGGCGTCCCCTACCGTTCACTCGCCCACGACACGCTCTCGCTCATCGCCGGCGAGCTCTGCGCCAACGCCGTGCAGCACGGGCACGTCCCGGGACGCGACTTCCACGTTCGTCTGACCGCGACAGCGGGGGTATTCCGCATCGAGGTGACCGACACCCGCACCGAACGCCGCCCCGCCGTCGCCGGTCGGCCCACCACCCCGCCCCTGGACTCCGAGACCGGCCGCGGGCTCCTGCTTTTAGCGCACCTGGCCACCCGCTGGGGTGTCATGCCACGCGCCTGCGCACCCGGCAAGACGGTCTGGGCCGAGTTGTGA
- a CDS encoding helix-turn-helix domain-containing protein — protein MQLRLLREREGLTRAELGARLGYGEDQIASVELGRRIPKPEMIDRADEVLRAGGLLVAIKAEVARARYPSFFQQAAKLESEAVELHVYDTLAVNGLLQTEDYARAVFRQWRPFLDEEVVDQRCASRMARQEIFNRRPAPNLSFVIEEAVLHKRIGGDQVWRGQLEHVLLIGQRRNVDVQVMPLGRGQHAGLAGPFTLMETGDGRRVAYTEVQSDGRLHTERGKVRELEATYGAMRGQAPAPQESMALIEKLLGEA, from the coding sequence ATGCAGCTGAGGCTGCTACGGGAGCGGGAAGGCCTCACGCGGGCCGAGTTGGGGGCGCGGCTGGGATACGGGGAGGACCAGATCGCCTCGGTGGAGCTGGGGCGGCGCATCCCGAAGCCGGAGATGATCGACCGGGCGGACGAGGTGCTGAGGGCGGGTGGGCTGCTGGTCGCGATAAAGGCGGAGGTGGCTCGGGCGCGGTATCCGTCGTTCTTTCAGCAGGCGGCCAAGCTGGAATCGGAGGCGGTCGAGCTGCACGTCTACGACACCTTGGCGGTCAACGGCCTCCTGCAGACGGAGGATTATGCACGGGCAGTGTTCAGACAGTGGCGCCCCTTCTTGGACGAAGAAGTGGTCGACCAGAGATGCGCATCGCGCATGGCGCGGCAGGAGATCTTCAACCGACGGCCTGCGCCGAACCTGAGCTTCGTGATCGAGGAGGCCGTACTCCACAAACGGATCGGCGGAGACCAGGTCTGGCGGGGACAGCTGGAACACGTCCTGCTGATCGGGCAGAGGCGGAATGTCGATGTTCAGGTGATGCCACTGGGGCGAGGCCAACATGCTGGGCTCGCTGGGCCCTTCACCTTGATGGAGACTGGGGACGGGCGCAGAGTTGCTTACACGGAGGTGCAGAGTGATGGTCGTCTGCACACCGAACGTGGCAAAGTGCGTGAGTTGGAGGCCACATACGGGGCGATGCGCGGGCAGGCTCCTGCGCCTCAGGAGTCCATGGCCTTGATCGAGAAGTTGTTGGGAGAAGCATGA
- a CDS encoding GNAT family N-acetyltransferase: protein MDRVTTRPTPAYAPGPRIRAMTLGDCAAVADIRVRGWQAAYAGMIPQGYLDAMDAAEDTERRRAYLTTDGGPLNLVAETSDATVTGWACYGPCRDEGARPGSGELYALYVHPARIGTGTGHSLLAEVISRASVDGFGELALWVLRENVRARRFYERAGFRPDGAEEAFEAGGAMVPEVRYVRALTPPAT, encoded by the coding sequence ATGGACCGCGTGACGACACGCCCCACCCCCGCATACGCCCCCGGCCCGCGCATACGCGCCATGACACTCGGCGACTGCGCCGCCGTGGCGGACATCCGGGTGCGCGGCTGGCAGGCGGCGTACGCCGGGATGATCCCCCAGGGGTATCTGGACGCGATGGACGCCGCCGAGGACACCGAGCGCCGGCGCGCGTACCTCACGACGGACGGCGGGCCGCTGAACCTGGTGGCCGAGACCTCCGACGCCACGGTGACCGGCTGGGCCTGCTACGGGCCCTGCCGCGACGAGGGCGCACGCCCCGGGAGCGGGGAGCTGTACGCGCTCTACGTACATCCGGCGCGGATCGGCACGGGCACGGGGCACTCCCTGCTCGCGGAGGTGATCTCACGGGCCTCGGTGGACGGATTCGGCGAGTTGGCGCTCTGGGTGCTGAGGGAGAACGTACGCGCCCGGCGCTTCTACGAGCGGGCGGGCTTCCGGCCGGACGGCGCGGAGGAGGCCTTCGAAGCGGGTGGAGCCATGGTGCCCGAGGTCCGGTACGTACGCGCTCTCACCCCGCCGGCGACGTAG
- a CDS encoding DUF397 domain-containing protein yields MRVDESECGTDPRAWFRSSYSAGDGGQCVEVASCPDTVQVRDSTDITRPGLALAPTAWTAFITFAREV; encoded by the coding sequence ATGAGAGTGGACGAATCCGAGTGCGGGACCGACCCCCGTGCCTGGTTCAGGAGCAGCTACAGCGCCGGTGATGGCGGCCAGTGCGTTGAAGTAGCAAGCTGTCCCGACACTGTCCAAGTTCGTGACTCGACGGACATCACGCGACCCGGCTTGGCCCTTGCTCCGACGGCTTGGACCGCGTTCATCACGTTCGCCCGCGAGGTGTGA